A stretch of Comamonadaceae bacterium M7527 DNA encodes these proteins:
- the pdxH gene encoding pyridoxamine 5'-phosphate oxidase translates to MSTQHIADLRKSYERAALNEQDSKADPRLQFEQWLNEAIEGQIPEPNAMTLATVDNNMRPSTRVVLIKGLDEQGIVWYTNYNSRKGQQLAGNPYAALQFHWVELERVVRIEGIVEKVSDAESDAYFHSRPLDSRIGAWASPQSEVISGRDVLVTAAAKYGAKFLLNPPRPPHWGGFRLKPTRWEFWQGRKSRLHDRLQYTPSNDTTWLRERLAP, encoded by the coding sequence ATGAGCACTCAACATATCGCCGACCTGCGCAAAAGTTACGAACGCGCCGCCTTGAACGAGCAAGACTCCAAAGCTGACCCCAGGTTGCAGTTTGAGCAATGGCTGAACGAGGCCATTGAGGGACAGATACCAGAACCCAACGCCATGACACTGGCCACCGTGGACAACAACATGCGCCCCAGCACGCGTGTGGTGTTGATCAAGGGCTTGGACGAACAAGGTATTGTTTGGTACACCAACTACAACAGCCGCAAAGGCCAGCAGCTGGCGGGCAACCCCTATGCAGCCCTGCAGTTTCATTGGGTAGAGCTGGAGCGCGTGGTACGCATTGAAGGCATTGTCGAGAAAGTCAGCGACGCCGAAAGTGACGCCTACTTTCACAGCCGCCCACTGGACTCACGCATTGGCGCATGGGCCAGCCCACAAAGCGAAGTCATCAGCGGACGCGATGTCTTGGTCACCGCAGCCGCCAAATACGGTGCCAAATTTTTGCTCAACCCACCACGCCCACCGCACTGGGGTGGTTTTAGACTAAAGCCCACACGCTGGGAATTTTGGCAAGGACGCAAAAGCCGCCTGCACGACAGGCTGCAATACACGCCCAGCAACGACACAACGTGGTTGCGTGAGCGCTTGGCACCCTGA
- a CDS encoding OmpA family protein, whose protein sequence is MQSDSNEQERVVLCLLLSILVLVIGGVVGLGVLKTKGATAGVSTSSNSAAVASQDAALAEAEGYANDASVIVDAGAVTFYFATGSAELASGAGAALGDAVTAAKAGKFVVLSGFHDETGDPAFNAELAKRRAMAVRASLLMAGAPEDRVVMRKPEVLIGTGSYAQARRVDVMISGNMVQ, encoded by the coding sequence ATGCAATCAGACAGCAACGAACAAGAACGCGTGGTTTTGTGCCTGTTGTTATCTATCCTGGTATTGGTGATTGGTGGTGTGGTGGGCTTGGGCGTTTTGAAAACCAAGGGCGCAACGGCTGGCGTATCGACTTCATCAAACAGTGCTGCTGTTGCATCACAAGACGCTGCCCTTGCTGAGGCTGAAGGCTACGCCAATGACGCCAGTGTGATTGTGGATGCTGGTGCGGTGACGTTTTACTTTGCAACGGGCAGCGCTGAGCTGGCCTCTGGCGCCGGTGCTGCCCTGGGTGACGCTGTGACTGCAGCCAAGGCCGGCAAGTTTGTGGTGTTGTCCGGTTTTCATGACGAGACCGGTGACCCGGCTTTCAATGCCGAGTTGGCCAAGCGCCGTGCCATGGCAGTGCGTGCATCGTTGCTGATGGCCGGCGCACCTGAAGACCGCGTGGTGATGAGAAAACCCGAGGTGCTGATAGGTACGGGCAGTTATGCGCAAGCGCGCCGCGTTGACGTGATGATCAGCGGCAACATGGTGCAGTGA
- the gloA gene encoding lactoylglutathione lyase, protein MRLLHTMLRVGDLDKSIAFYTDVLGMQLLRKSENPEYKYTLAFVGYGSNPEHAELELTYNWGQSDYDLGTAYGHIALAVADAYAACDKIKAAGGNVTREAGPVKGGSTVIAFVTDPDGYKIELIQRPEST, encoded by the coding sequence ATGAGACTTTTACACACCATGCTGCGCGTTGGCGACTTAGACAAGTCCATCGCTTTTTACACAGACGTCTTGGGCATGCAGCTGCTGCGCAAATCCGAGAACCCAGAGTACAAATACACGCTTGCATTTGTTGGCTACGGCTCCAACCCTGAACACGCTGAGCTGGAGCTCACCTACAACTGGGGCCAAAGTGACTACGACTTGGGCACGGCCTACGGCCATATTGCGCTTGCCGTGGCAGACGCCTACGCAGCCTGCGACAAGATAAAAGCAGCCGGTGGTAACGTCACCCGGGAAGCAGGCCCAGTCAAAGGCGGCAGCACCGTCATTGCGTTTGTGACAGACCCTGACGGCTACAAGATAGAGCTGATTCAGCGCCCTGAGTCAACGTAA
- a CDS encoding PaaI family thioesterase: MSSHTAPLPTSTNADSVLEQWLADEAAKRHVMETGAGPGVMTPAQFGGKTGLETMQAMLAGNAPYPSIGATLDFMLVDVGDGRAVFQGRPGPAHLNPMGTLHGGWYAAILDSALGCSVHSKMPVGRGYTTAELSVNLVKAVNLARTPLVRAIGTVLHCGKQLATAEAKLIGPDGTLYAHASTTCLVFELPA, from the coding sequence ATGTCTTCCCATACTGCCCCACTACCCACCTCCACAAACGCAGACAGCGTTCTTGAGCAATGGCTGGCCGACGAGGCGGCCAAACGCCACGTCATGGAAACAGGCGCCGGCCCTGGCGTGATGACGCCCGCACAATTTGGCGGTAAAACAGGGCTGGAAACCATGCAAGCCATGCTTGCTGGCAACGCGCCCTACCCCTCTATTGGTGCCACGCTGGACTTTATGCTGGTCGATGTTGGCGACGGCCGCGCAGTGTTTCAAGGCCGCCCTGGCCCTGCACACTTAAACCCCATGGGCACTTTGCATGGTGGCTGGTACGCTGCCATTTTGGACTCGGCGCTGGGCTGCTCGGTGCACAGCAAAATGCCAGTGGGGCGCGGTTACACCACAGCCGAGCTCAGCGTCAACCTGGTCAAAGCGGTCAACCTGGCCAGAACACCCCTTGTGCGGGCCATAGGTACCGTGCTGCACTGCGGTAAACAACTGGCCACTGCCGAAGCCAAACTCATTGGCCCTGACGGCACCTTGTACGCACACGCCAGCACCACCTGTTTGGTTTTCGAATTGCCAGCATAA